A DNA window from Actinomadura coerulea contains the following coding sequences:
- a CDS encoding MMPL family transporter, whose translation MTDLLVRMARWSAGHPWRGMAAWLLFVVLCLGIGVAAGGHAATTEDFRIGEAGRGEAIAAEGGLQQRPVERVLVTGGGAAADAAARDAAARMGRLPEVASVSAPVRSKDGSAVRVDVTLKGSELQGKEHVEPLRAETAAVQAAHPDVRVEETGGPSISKGVGELRDDDLARTEMIALPITLVTLLLVFGSFAVAVVPVVLALTSIAAAIGLSMLASHVFPDAGVGASVILLIGMAVGVDYTLFYLKREREERARSGGRLDARAAVETAAATSGRSVVVSGLAVAASSATLYLADDVIFSSIATAAIVVTLIAVVSSLTVLPAVLAKLGGWAERRAVRRGRAPKPPRTGGGRITRAMLRPTGRHPAATLAVTVTAMLALTAPLLSIDLTDMGRDSHPREIPAMRTYDRLNAAFPELKAMHQIVVRADAGRAGEVTASLRALAERAKADPLLAGTSELRTSPDGRISLLELAVPHHVSTDAARRSLERVRGEYVPETVGKLGAETAVTGDVARYADYPEHQESKLPFVIGALLLVTFAMTVWAFRSVVLGLIGVVLNLLSAGASLGLLTLVFQGTWAEGPLGFTSTGSVGSRVPLFLLVILFGLSMDYQVFVISRIREAALRGVPTRQAVLDGVGGSASVVTSAAFVMVTVFGGFATVHIMELKQMGFALAVAVLLDAAVIRITVLPALMLLLGDRCWWPGGRRRPGARRTPDGEAGALPQTIG comes from the coding sequence ATGACGGATCTACTCGTACGCATGGCCCGGTGGAGCGCCGGGCATCCCTGGCGCGGCATGGCGGCCTGGCTGCTGTTCGTGGTGCTGTGCCTCGGCATCGGCGTCGCGGCCGGCGGGCACGCGGCGACGACCGAGGACTTCCGGATCGGCGAGGCCGGCCGGGGTGAGGCGATCGCCGCCGAGGGCGGGCTCCAGCAGAGGCCCGTCGAGCGCGTGCTGGTCACCGGCGGGGGCGCGGCCGCCGACGCGGCGGCGCGGGACGCCGCCGCGCGGATGGGGCGCCTGCCCGAGGTCGCGTCCGTGTCGGCGCCCGTACGGTCGAAGGACGGCTCGGCGGTACGCGTCGACGTGACGCTGAAGGGCTCCGAACTCCAGGGCAAGGAGCACGTCGAGCCGCTGCGGGCCGAGACCGCCGCGGTCCAGGCCGCGCACCCGGACGTGCGGGTGGAGGAGACCGGCGGCCCGTCCATCAGCAAGGGCGTGGGCGAGCTGCGCGACGACGACCTCGCCCGAACCGAGATGATCGCGTTGCCGATCACCCTGGTCACGCTGCTGCTGGTGTTCGGCTCGTTCGCGGTGGCGGTCGTGCCGGTGGTGCTCGCGCTGACCTCGATCGCGGCGGCGATCGGCCTGTCGATGCTCGCCTCGCACGTCTTCCCGGACGCCGGGGTGGGCGCCAGCGTGATCCTGCTGATCGGCATGGCGGTCGGTGTCGACTACACCCTCTTCTACCTCAAGCGGGAACGCGAGGAGCGGGCCCGCTCGGGCGGCCGGCTGGACGCGCGGGCGGCCGTGGAGACCGCCGCGGCGACGTCGGGGCGCTCGGTGGTGGTGTCCGGGCTGGCGGTCGCCGCGTCCAGCGCGACCCTCTACCTGGCCGACGACGTGATCTTCTCCTCGATCGCGACCGCGGCGATCGTGGTCACGCTCATCGCCGTCGTCAGCTCGCTGACCGTCCTCCCGGCGGTGCTGGCCAAGCTCGGCGGATGGGCCGAGCGGCGGGCCGTCCGGCGCGGGCGGGCGCCGAAGCCGCCGCGGACCGGCGGCGGCCGGATCACCCGGGCGATGCTGCGTCCCACCGGAAGGCACCCGGCCGCGACGCTGGCCGTGACCGTGACGGCGATGCTGGCGCTGACCGCGCCGCTGCTGAGCATCGACCTCACCGACATGGGCCGCGACAGCCACCCGCGCGAGATCCCGGCGATGCGGACCTACGACCGGCTGAACGCGGCGTTCCCGGAGCTGAAGGCCATGCACCAGATCGTCGTCAGGGCCGACGCCGGACGCGCCGGCGAGGTGACCGCGTCCCTGCGCGCCCTGGCGGAACGGGCCAAGGCCGACCCTCTGCTCGCCGGGACGTCCGAGCTGCGCACCTCGCCCGACGGGCGGATCAGCCTGCTCGAACTCGCGGTGCCGCACCACGTGTCCACCGACGCGGCGCGGCGCTCCCTGGAGCGGGTCCGCGGCGAGTACGTCCCCGAGACCGTCGGGAAGCTCGGCGCGGAGACCGCCGTGACCGGGGACGTGGCACGCTACGCCGACTATCCCGAGCACCAGGAGAGCAAGCTGCCGTTCGTCATCGGGGCGCTGCTGCTGGTGACGTTCGCGATGACCGTGTGGGCGTTCCGCTCCGTCGTCCTCGGGCTGATCGGCGTGGTGCTGAACCTGCTGTCGGCCGGCGCCTCCCTCGGCCTGCTCACCCTGGTGTTCCAGGGGACGTGGGCGGAGGGGCCGCTCGGCTTCACCTCCACCGGCTCGGTCGGCTCCCGCGTCCCGCTGTTCCTGCTGGTGATCCTGTTCGGGCTGTCGATGGACTACCAGGTGTTCGTGATCAGCCGGATCCGGGAGGCGGCGCTGCGCGGCGTCCCGACCCGGCAGGCGGTGCTGGACGGGGTCGGCGGCTCGGCGAGCGTGGTGACCAGCGCCGCGTTCGTCATGGTCACGGTGTTCGGCGGCTTCGCCACCGTCCACATCATGGAGCTGAAGCAGATGGGCTTCGCGCTGGCCGTGGCGGTGCTCCTGGACGCGGCCGTCATCCGGATCACGGTCCTGCCCGCCCTGATGCTGCTGCTCGGCGACCGGTGCTGGTGGCCCGGCGGGCGGCGCCGGCCCGGCGCCCGCCGGACGCCGGACGGCGAGGCCGGGGCCCTGCCGCAGACCATAGGCTGA
- a CDS encoding sensor histidine kinase, translated as MVQPGERPQVRALRRWYAAAWILFGLVPPALAVADQPDGTRAPTLALLSALGLCYPITETFPGNPVTRRNAFLGALIAGIGAVSYLMGGAASLLITSLPHFWILAGTPRRAVLLSGAAAAAAVAGDAARGVPDGEPLTGNSIAALIGYAAGVLLGLWMHRVVGQHDERARLLEADLAEAERRLAEAQRRQGAADERERIAREIHDTLAQGFASIVVLAEAARDGLRSDPDRSGRQLVSIEQTARENLAEARVLVGAASQGSVAPASVARTLRRTLDRFAEDTGLTVHAELPDVECDQTTRIALLRCTQESLANVRKHAAASTVGVVLERHPHGVELEITDDGRGFAVAGSRGFGLDGMRRRLAELGGELTVTSSPGEGTRILAMIPARA; from the coding sequence ATGGTTCAGCCCGGTGAACGCCCCCAGGTGCGGGCGCTCCGCAGGTGGTACGCCGCCGCCTGGATCCTTTTCGGACTGGTCCCGCCCGCCCTGGCGGTGGCCGACCAGCCGGACGGCACCCGGGCTCCCACGCTGGCGCTGCTGTCCGCGCTCGGGCTCTGCTACCCGATCACGGAGACGTTCCCCGGGAACCCGGTGACGCGCCGGAACGCGTTCCTCGGCGCGCTGATCGCGGGGATCGGCGCCGTCTCCTACCTGATGGGCGGCGCCGCGTCCCTGCTCATCACGTCCCTCCCGCACTTCTGGATCCTCGCGGGGACCCCGCGGCGCGCGGTGCTGCTCAGCGGCGCCGCCGCCGCGGCCGCGGTCGCCGGCGACGCCGCCCGGGGCGTCCCGGACGGGGAGCCGCTCACCGGCAACTCGATCGCCGCGCTGATCGGGTACGCGGCGGGCGTCCTGCTCGGGCTGTGGATGCACCGGGTCGTCGGGCAGCACGACGAGCGCGCCCGGCTCCTCGAAGCCGACCTGGCCGAGGCCGAGCGCCGCCTCGCCGAGGCGCAGCGCCGGCAGGGGGCCGCCGACGAGCGCGAACGGATCGCCCGCGAGATCCACGACACGCTCGCGCAGGGGTTCGCGTCCATCGTCGTCCTGGCGGAGGCGGCCCGCGACGGCCTGCGCTCCGACCCGGACCGCAGCGGCCGCCAGCTCGTGTCGATCGAGCAGACGGCGCGGGAGAACCTCGCCGAGGCCCGCGTCCTCGTCGGGGCGGCGTCGCAGGGCAGCGTCGCGCCCGCGTCGGTCGCCCGGACCCTGCGCCGCACCCTCGACCGGTTCGCCGAGGACACCGGGCTCACCGTGCACGCCGAGCTGCCCGACGTCGAGTGCGACCAGACGACCCGGATCGCGCTGCTGCGCTGCACGCAGGAGTCGCTCGCCAACGTCCGCAAGCACGCCGCCGCCTCCACGGTCGGCGTCGTCCTCGAACGGCACCCGCACGGCGTCGAGCTGGAGATCACCGATGACGGGCGCGGCTTCGCGGTGGCCGGGTCGCGCGGCTTCGGCCTCGACGGCATGCGCCGCCGCCTCGCCGAACTGGGCGGCGAGCTCACCGTGACCAGCTCCCCCGGCGAGGGCACCCGGATCCTCGCCATGATCCCCGCGAGGGCGTGA
- a CDS encoding response regulator: MTAKLRIIVVDDHTVMRAGVVALLAADPGIEIVGEAGDGREAIALAERLRPDVALLDLRMPVLDGVAATGEIGRLGTRVLVLTTYDTDTEIERAIEAGAVGYLLKDTTRDQLADAVRAAARGETVLAPRVAEKLVARMRRPEPAALTAREIEVLRAVADGLSNAEIGRRLVIAEATVKTHLLRVFAKLDVGDRTHAVVVAMDRGLLTR; this comes from the coding sequence ATGACCGCGAAACTCAGGATCATCGTGGTGGACGACCACACCGTCATGCGCGCGGGCGTCGTCGCGCTGCTGGCCGCCGATCCCGGCATCGAGATCGTCGGCGAGGCGGGCGACGGCCGCGAGGCGATCGCCCTGGCCGAGCGCCTGCGGCCCGACGTCGCGCTGCTCGACCTGCGGATGCCCGTGCTGGACGGCGTCGCGGCCACCGGCGAGATCGGCCGCCTCGGCACCCGCGTCCTCGTCCTCACCACCTACGACACCGACACCGAGATCGAGCGCGCGATCGAGGCCGGGGCCGTCGGCTACCTGCTGAAGGACACCACCCGCGACCAGCTGGCCGACGCCGTCCGCGCGGCGGCGCGCGGCGAGACCGTCCTCGCGCCGCGCGTGGCCGAGAAGCTCGTCGCCCGGATGCGCCGCCCCGAGCCGGCCGCGCTGACCGCCCGGGAGATCGAGGTTCTCCGGGCGGTCGCCGACGGACTGTCCAACGCCGAGATCGGGCGGCGGCTCGTCATCGCGGAGGCCACCGTCAAGACGCACCTGCTCCGCGTCTTCGCGAAGCTGGACGTCGGCGACCGCACGCACGCCGTCGTCGTCGCCATGGACCGCGGCCTCCTCACCCGCTAG
- a CDS encoding ABC transporter permease, with amino-acid sequence MNGTIAMITFRAMLGRKRALLLLGLPLLLLVLAVALKVTGNDDLDVSANVLQKFGLATLLPLLALIAGTGVIGPEIDDGQIMYVLTKPIPREVIVLTKLVVAIVLVTAFAAVPTLLAGLILTGTTAQLTPAFAVGVLVGGVVYSAVFVALAVASRNAVTIGLLYALVWESLLGNFAPGAKSASIQQWCLSVADALTGASPVRSTVDLPVAVGLLVAVTLVAAFLATFRLRSLPVASAD; translated from the coding sequence ATGAATGGCACGATCGCGATGATCACGTTCCGGGCGATGCTCGGACGCAAGCGCGCGCTGCTCCTGCTGGGGCTGCCGCTGCTCCTGCTGGTGCTGGCGGTGGCGCTGAAGGTGACCGGCAACGACGACCTGGACGTCTCGGCGAACGTCCTGCAGAAGTTCGGCCTGGCGACGCTGCTGCCGCTGCTCGCGCTGATCGCCGGGACCGGGGTGATCGGCCCGGAGATCGACGACGGCCAGATCATGTACGTGCTGACCAAGCCGATCCCGCGCGAGGTGATCGTGCTGACGAAGCTGGTCGTGGCGATCGTGCTGGTGACGGCGTTCGCGGCGGTGCCGACGCTGCTGGCGGGGCTGATCCTCACGGGGACGACCGCGCAGCTGACGCCGGCGTTCGCGGTCGGCGTTCTGGTCGGCGGTGTCGTCTACAGCGCGGTGTTCGTCGCTCTGGCCGTCGCGAGCCGCAACGCCGTCACGATCGGCCTGCTGTACGCGCTGGTGTGGGAGTCGCTGCTCGGCAACTTCGCGCCGGGCGCCAAGTCGGCGTCCATCCAGCAGTGGTGCCTGTCGGTCGCGGACGCGCTGACCGGCGCGTCGCCGGTGAGGTCGACCGTGGACCTGCCCGTGGCGGTCGGGCTGCTGGTCGCGGTGACGCTGGTCGCGGCGTTCCTCGCCACCTTCCGGCTCCGCTCCCTGCCCGTCGCCAGCGCCGACTAG
- a CDS encoding ABC transporter ATP-binding protein, with amino-acid sequence MSELVLENVSRWYGNVVAVNGVTMKVGPGVTGLLGPNGAGKSTLIHMMGGFLAPSSGSVTLDGTPIWRNPGVYRSLGLVPERESAYDFLTGEQFILAMAKLHKLPDPRAAARRAIGLVEMDYAAGRPIGNYSKGMKQRIKMASALVHDPPVLLLDEPFNGMDPRQRLQLMDLIQRMAAEGRTILFSSHILEEVERLASHIEVIVAGRHAASGDFRKIRRLMTDRPHIFLVRSSDDRRLAAAVIADGSARSVQLTDKGLRVEAVDFQRFTWLLPQVSRDAGVRLWEVSPSDESLESVFSYLVAR; translated from the coding sequence ATGAGTGAGCTGGTACTGGAGAACGTGTCCCGGTGGTACGGGAACGTCGTCGCCGTCAACGGCGTGACGATGAAGGTCGGGCCGGGCGTCACCGGGCTCCTCGGCCCGAACGGGGCGGGCAAGTCGACGCTCATCCACATGATGGGCGGGTTCCTCGCGCCGTCGTCCGGCTCCGTCACGCTCGACGGGACGCCGATCTGGCGCAACCCGGGCGTGTACCGCAGCCTCGGGCTCGTGCCCGAGCGGGAGTCCGCCTACGACTTCCTCACGGGCGAGCAGTTCATCCTCGCGATGGCCAAACTGCACAAGCTGCCCGATCCGCGCGCCGCGGCCCGCCGCGCGATCGGCCTGGTGGAGATGGACTACGCGGCCGGGCGCCCCATCGGCAACTACTCCAAGGGCATGAAGCAGCGCATCAAGATGGCGTCGGCGCTGGTGCACGACCCGCCCGTGCTGCTGCTCGACGAGCCGTTCAACGGCATGGACCCGCGGCAGCGGCTCCAGCTGATGGACCTCATCCAGCGGATGGCCGCCGAGGGCCGCACGATCCTGTTCTCCTCGCACATCCTGGAGGAGGTGGAGCGGCTCGCCAGCCACATCGAGGTGATCGTGGCGGGGCGGCACGCGGCGTCCGGCGACTTCCGCAAGATCCGGCGGCTGATGACCGACCGGCCGCACATCTTCCTCGTCCGCTCGTCCGACGACCGGCGGCTCGCCGCCGCCGTCATCGCCGACGGGTCGGCCCGCAGCGTCCAGCTCACCGACAAGGGCCTGCGGGTCGAGGCGGTCGACTTCCAGCGCTTCACCTGGCTGCTGCCGCAGGTCTCGCGGGACGCCGGCGTGCGCCTGTGGGAGGTCTCCCCGTCCGACGAGTCCCTCGAAAGCGTCTTCTCCTACCTGGTGGCCCGATGA
- a CDS encoding ABC transporter permease subunit, whose amino-acid sequence MSTSTIHDIGYRHYEGRRNGRAYVLRSLYVHNLRAAYGLGRPARAKVMPFLLGAIMLLPAAGSVAAFAFTKQEDALFRYASYANIMQVIVAIFLATQAPVLASREVRFHVIPLYFSRPVGHLDFVLAKAAAMATALFALMAVPVTVLYVGGLISKMPDSGEQLLKYLGALVGCVLFALVLAAIGMVVAAFTPRRGFGVAAVIAVYMISAAFVGAVQGIAEAQTNFTLQGWAGLFTPFNLVDIVQVRLLGAQSSSAGVPSGVAGGVVALAVCALIVVGSVAVLYRRFRKAGLS is encoded by the coding sequence ATGAGCACCAGCACCATCCACGACATCGGCTACCGGCACTACGAGGGGCGCCGCAACGGCCGCGCGTACGTGCTGCGGTCCCTGTACGTGCACAACCTGCGCGCCGCCTACGGCCTCGGCCGTCCCGCGAGGGCGAAGGTGATGCCGTTCCTGCTGGGGGCGATCATGCTGCTGCCGGCCGCCGGGTCGGTCGCGGCGTTCGCGTTCACCAAGCAGGAGGACGCGCTGTTCCGCTACGCGTCCTACGCCAACATCATGCAGGTCATCGTGGCGATCTTCCTGGCCACGCAGGCGCCGGTGCTGGCCTCGCGGGAGGTGCGCTTCCACGTCATCCCGCTGTACTTCTCGCGCCCGGTCGGCCATCTCGACTTCGTGCTGGCGAAGGCCGCCGCGATGGCGACCGCGCTGTTCGCGCTGATGGCGGTGCCTGTCACCGTCCTGTACGTGGGCGGCCTGATCTCCAAGATGCCGGACTCCGGCGAGCAGCTGCTGAAGTACCTCGGCGCGCTCGTCGGCTGCGTGCTGTTCGCGCTCGTCCTGGCCGCCATCGGGATGGTGGTCGCGGCGTTCACCCCGCGGCGCGGGTTCGGGGTCGCGGCGGTCATCGCCGTCTACATGATCAGCGCGGCGTTCGTCGGCGCCGTCCAGGGGATCGCCGAGGCGCAGACGAACTTCACGCTCCAGGGCTGGGCGGGGCTGTTCACGCCGTTCAACCTGGTCGACATCGTCCAGGTGCGGCTGCTCGGCGCCCAGTCGTCGTCCGCCGGGGTTCCGTCCGGCGTCGCCGGCGGCGTGGTCGCCCTCGCGGTGTGCGCCCTGATCGTCGTCGGCTCGGTCGCGGTGCTGTACCGCAGGTTCCGGAAGGCGGGCCTCTCCTAA
- a CDS encoding ABC transporter ATP-binding protein, translating to MPIIATQGLTMRFPRVTALDDLSVAVEPGVVGLVGANGAGKSTLIKILLGLLPPTSGTATVLGLDIAREGLRIRESVGFMPEYDCLPPDVSATEFVVHMARMCGLPPTAARERAADTLRHVGLYEERYRPIGGYSTGMRQRVKLAQALVHDPKLVFLDEPTNGLDPAGRDEMLDLIRRIGTEFGISVLVTSHLLGELERVCEHVVIVDGGKLLRSQAVEAYTAESGVLTVEVDDGRDTLGRHLYDQGVAVRPEGRFLVVDIAGEQTYDLVRDGVAELGLRLIRMEQRRHHIEEVFQTPPAPTAAAGGVQSGDVQEGAPR from the coding sequence ATGCCCATCATCGCCACCCAGGGCCTGACGATGAGGTTCCCCCGGGTGACCGCCTTGGACGATCTGTCCGTGGCCGTCGAGCCCGGAGTCGTCGGCCTGGTCGGCGCCAACGGCGCCGGCAAGTCGACGCTCATCAAGATCCTCCTCGGGCTGCTGCCGCCCACCTCCGGGACCGCCACCGTCCTCGGCCTCGACATCGCGCGCGAGGGTCTGCGGATCCGGGAGAGCGTCGGGTTCATGCCCGAGTACGACTGCCTGCCGCCGGACGTGTCCGCGACCGAGTTCGTCGTGCACATGGCCCGGATGTGCGGGCTGCCGCCGACCGCGGCCCGCGAGCGCGCCGCCGACACCCTGCGCCACGTCGGCCTGTACGAGGAGCGCTACCGTCCCATCGGCGGCTACTCGACGGGGATGCGCCAGCGGGTGAAGCTCGCGCAGGCCCTCGTCCACGACCCGAAGCTCGTCTTCCTGGACGAGCCCACCAACGGCCTCGACCCGGCCGGGCGCGACGAGATGCTCGACCTGATCCGCCGGATCGGCACCGAGTTCGGGATCAGCGTCCTCGTCACCTCGCACCTGCTGGGGGAGTTGGAGCGGGTCTGCGAGCACGTCGTCATCGTCGACGGCGGGAAGCTGCTGCGCTCCCAGGCGGTCGAGGCGTACACGGCCGAGAGCGGCGTGCTCACCGTCGAGGTGGACGACGGGCGCGACACGCTCGGACGGCACCTCTACGACCAGGGCGTGGCCGTCCGTCCGGAGGGCCGGTTCCTCGTCGTGGACATCGCCGGCGAGCAGACCTACGACCTGGTCCGCGACGGCGTCGCCGAGCTGGGGCTCCGGCTGATCCGCATGGAGCAGCGCCGCCACCACATCGAAGAGGTCTTCCAGACGCCGCCCGCACCCACGGCCGCGGCCGGAGGGGTGCAGTCCGGCGACGTGCAGGAGGGGGCGCCGCGATGA
- a CDS encoding DUF389 domain-containing protein, whose product MLHLRAIVPAERTEAVCKELAACAGATNIVVIEGAARAPRGDLVTADIARESANEVLDALRTLGVDRDGSIALDKVDLTLSDRAELAKDLAPGHGDDAVVWEELDRQVSEGTALTWSFVAFLVLATQLAAIAALIDSPVLVVGAMVLGPEFAAIAAICYGLVRLQPGRIVHAVRALVIGFAVAIAVTYACALAARWTGVIELDRLPDDRPLTAFIYSPDRWSFIVALLAGAAGVLSLTAGKSSALVGVFISVTTVPAAGNLAVAMALKHGSEVNGSLLQLGVNVAGMIIAGTLTLLLQRAVWYVVLRQRGRRNAVRGT is encoded by the coding sequence GTGTTGCATCTCAGAGCGATCGTCCCGGCCGAGCGCACGGAAGCGGTCTGCAAGGAGCTGGCGGCCTGCGCCGGGGCGACCAACATCGTCGTGATCGAAGGCGCGGCCCGTGCCCCGCGGGGCGACCTCGTCACCGCCGACATCGCCCGCGAGTCGGCCAACGAGGTACTCGACGCGCTGCGCACCCTGGGCGTCGACCGGGACGGGTCGATCGCCCTCGACAAGGTCGACCTGACGCTGTCCGACCGCGCCGAACTCGCCAAGGACCTGGCGCCCGGGCACGGCGACGACGCCGTCGTCTGGGAGGAACTGGACCGGCAGGTGAGCGAGGGCACCGCGCTGACCTGGTCGTTCGTGGCGTTCCTCGTGCTGGCCACGCAGCTCGCCGCGATCGCCGCGCTGATCGACTCGCCGGTGCTGGTGGTCGGCGCCATGGTCCTCGGGCCGGAGTTCGCCGCGATCGCGGCCATCTGCTACGGGCTCGTCCGGCTCCAGCCCGGGCGCATCGTGCACGCCGTGCGGGCACTGGTCATCGGGTTCGCCGTGGCGATCGCGGTCACCTACGCGTGCGCGCTGGCCGCCCGGTGGACCGGCGTGATCGAGCTGGACCGCCTGCCGGACGACCGCCCGCTCACCGCGTTCATCTACAGCCCGGACCGCTGGTCGTTCATCGTCGCGCTGCTCGCCGGCGCCGCGGGCGTGCTGTCGCTCACCGCGGGCAAGTCGTCGGCGCTGGTCGGGGTCTTCATCTCGGTCACCACCGTGCCGGCGGCGGGCAACCTCGCGGTCGCGATGGCGCTCAAGCACGGCAGCGAGGTCAACGGGTCGCTGCTCCAGCTGGGCGTGAACGTCGCCGGAATGATCATCGCGGGGACGCTGACCCTGCTCCTCCAGCGCGCCGTGTGGTACGTCGTGCTGCGGCAGCGCGGCCGAAGGAACGCGGTGCGGGGAACTTAG
- a CDS encoding HNH endonuclease family protein produces MKQASVLLKAARTAAAGLALAVPLAAAGCEGDVGLSETGSPSSGSTKPASGDEAKARKNLSGLRIASEGDRDGYRRDKFGTRWKDTDHNGCDQRNDVLARDLTKVEKKGRCIVLAGRLDDPYSGKQIAFEKKDAAEVQIDHVYPLALAWRMGASRWSEDKREQFANDHDNLLAVWGVPNRDKSDSGPGEWKPQKGFQCVYAIKYVAVAKEYSLPVTRSDHDALQDFLARC; encoded by the coding sequence ATGAAACAGGCGTCGGTGCTGTTGAAGGCCGCTCGGACGGCCGCGGCGGGCCTCGCGCTCGCCGTCCCGCTGGCGGCGGCGGGCTGCGAGGGCGACGTCGGCCTCTCGGAGACGGGCTCGCCCTCGTCCGGCTCGACCAAGCCCGCCTCCGGCGACGAGGCCAAGGCCCGCAAGAACCTGTCCGGGCTCCGGATCGCATCCGAGGGGGACCGCGACGGCTACCGGCGCGACAAGTTCGGCACCCGCTGGAAGGACACCGACCACAACGGCTGCGACCAGCGCAACGACGTCCTCGCCCGCGACCTGACGAAGGTGGAGAAGAAGGGCCGCTGCATCGTGCTCGCCGGGAGGCTGGACGACCCCTACAGCGGCAAGCAGATCGCCTTCGAGAAGAAGGACGCCGCCGAGGTGCAGATCGACCACGTCTACCCGCTCGCCCTCGCCTGGCGCATGGGCGCCTCCCGCTGGAGCGAGGACAAGCGCGAGCAGTTCGCCAACGACCATGACAACCTGCTCGCCGTCTGGGGCGTGCCCAACCGGGACAAGAGCGACTCCGGCCCCGGCGAGTGGAAGCCCCAGAAGGGGTTCCAGTGCGTCTACGCGATCAAGTACGTCGCGGTCGCGAAGGAGTACTCGCTGCCGGTGACGCGCTCCGACCACGACGCGCTCCAGGACTTCCTCGCCCGCTGCTGA
- the glmM gene encoding phosphoglucosamine mutase yields the protein MARLFGTDGVRGLANRDLTAPLAMDLSVAAARVLGEQGAFKGHRPVAVVGRDPRASGEFLEAAVVAGLASAGVDVLRLGVLPTPAVAHLTHALDADLGVMLSASHNPAPDNGIKFFDRSGYKLPDELEDRVEARLGDAWEPPTGAGVGRVREAHGAVEQYVAHLLTTVPVSLDGLRVVVDCANGASSDVAPEALRRAGAEVITIGTAPDGLNINSGCGSTHLEALQKAVREHGADAGIANDGDADRCLAVTAGGEVVDGDQIMAILALDLREAGALAADTVVATVMSNLGFKLAMREAGITVVETAVGDRYVLEAMKEGGFGFGGEQSGHVIMLDHATTGDGVLTGLHLLAAMVRRGRPLDELAKVMTRLPQVLVNVRDVDKDRAKTSPELAAAVAAAEADLGDTGRVLIRPSGTEPMVRVMVEAASETQAQSVAEHLAGVVRTVLG from the coding sequence GTGGCTCGTCTGTTCGGGACCGACGGCGTGCGCGGACTCGCCAACCGCGACCTGACCGCCCCGCTCGCCATGGACCTGTCCGTCGCGGCGGCGCGGGTGCTGGGGGAGCAGGGCGCGTTCAAGGGGCACCGCCCGGTCGCGGTGGTCGGCCGCGACCCCCGCGCCTCGGGAGAGTTCCTGGAGGCCGCCGTCGTGGCGGGCCTCGCGAGCGCCGGGGTGGACGTGCTGCGGCTCGGCGTCCTGCCGACGCCCGCGGTGGCGCACCTGACCCACGCGCTGGACGCCGACCTCGGCGTGATGCTGTCGGCCTCGCACAACCCGGCCCCCGACAACGGGATCAAGTTCTTCGACCGCAGCGGCTACAAGCTCCCCGACGAGCTCGAGGACCGCGTCGAGGCGCGGCTCGGCGACGCGTGGGAGCCGCCGACCGGCGCGGGCGTCGGCCGCGTCCGGGAGGCGCACGGCGCGGTCGAGCAGTACGTCGCGCACCTGCTGACCACGGTCCCGGTGTCGCTGGACGGCCTGCGCGTCGTCGTCGACTGCGCCAACGGGGCGTCCAGCGACGTCGCCCCCGAGGCGCTGCGCCGCGCGGGCGCCGAGGTCATCACGATCGGCACGGCCCCCGACGGGCTGAACATCAACTCCGGTTGCGGCTCCACGCACCTGGAGGCGCTGCAGAAGGCCGTCCGCGAGCACGGCGCCGACGCCGGCATCGCCAACGACGGCGACGCCGACCGGTGCCTGGCGGTGACCGCGGGCGGCGAGGTCGTCGACGGCGACCAGATCATGGCGATCCTGGCGCTGGACCTGCGCGAGGCCGGCGCGCTCGCCGCCGACACCGTGGTCGCGACCGTGATGTCGAACCTCGGCTTCAAGCTGGCCATGCGGGAGGCGGGCATCACCGTCGTGGAGACCGCGGTCGGCGACCGGTACGTCCTCGAGGCGATGAAGGAGGGCGGATTCGGCTTCGGCGGGGAGCAGTCCGGCCACGTCATCATGCTGGACCACGCCACGACCGGGGACGGCGTCCTCACCGGCCTGCACCTGCTCGCCGCGATGGTCCGCCGCGGTCGCCCGCTGGACGAGCTGGCCAAGGTCATGACGCGGTTGCCGCAGGTCCTCGTCAACGTCAGGGACGTCGACAAGGACCGTGCCAAGACCTCCCCGGAGCTGGCCGCGGCCGTCGCCGCCGCCGAGGCCGACCTCGGCGACACCGGACGCGTCCTGATCCGCCCGAGCGGCACCGAGCCGATGGTGCGCGTGATGGTGGAGGCGGCGTCCGAGACGCAGGCCCAGTCGGTGGCCGAGCACCTCGCCGGCGTGGTCCGCACGGTCCTCGGCTGA